A segment of the Cololabis saira isolate AMF1-May2022 chromosome 3, fColSai1.1, whole genome shotgun sequence genome:
TGAGCTATTTCACGCATGCGTCTGTCCCACACCTTGTCTATATTGATAACTCAGGTTCAAAGACAGCGCTATATTAATTTAGTGACAATTGGCAAAAGTTGTAGTTTGGCTGGCCTTCGCAAACAATGTAATCTATGTTATTTTGACGCAGCCtctgactttttcttttctttttctgacatttcttgtaatgtttgcTGAATTCCTGAAGAGGGAtttctgtgattttttttctgtgtttaagttaactttactttactttccaTCTTACTTTTTATACCTTTATTATTATCATGTTTTCTGCATACATGCTTGCTGGCCTTGTTTCACCCCGAGTTTCAGTTTGCTGGACTGCTTCTAACCTTTGTTAAGTAGaatttcctctctctctcatatATGCTCTCTAGTTGAATTTTGCAACCTGCTGGGCAAATTGCACTGTAATTATTTGTGAATACATAATCAAATGCTGTGATTGGGACCAAAAGGAGTGCAGcacctgtttttgcacatttttgtacatttctgaATATGCATCTGACATGTTATTAAATAATATGTGTGTATCATTTGGATCTGTAAAGACTACCAATAAGATGATAATGTTCAGATGTAGAACATGTCCTTAGGATACCTAATGAAACAAGAATGTGCAGATAAGAGTGAAGAGTGAAGGACGGCACACGAAAAGGCCTGCATATTTTCCTCCTCATTTTACACTTCACTGGGAATAATCAGAAGCATTTAAAAGGCGTTTGTGACATGTATGGATCATCTCCACTTCATGAACAATCCTATATGTGAGGTATTTAACTCGGTTTGACTGATACAAAAAATGAGTTgattttttaaattactttatTTCATACTAACAGCAACATAATAAATGCAGAGTTCTTCATGAAGCAATGGAAATGTGCAAGTTATTAGACCTCAAAACAGCACGTCTGAAGTCTAGTAATACTTTAATAGATAGGAAGGTGGGGTTGTGCTCTCAGGAAGACGTGATGCCACTCAAATCAGAGGACATGTTGTCACTATTAATAATTAAGAATATGAAAGGGTTGCCGAGAGTCCTGGAACCCTGACGAGGTTCAGCTCTGAGTTTCTCCTATTTGATTTACACATTCTCCTCTTGATACACAGATCTATCTAACCAAAGGACAGTAGTTCCACCTCCCAGATAGCAAAATATgttaattcagattcagatgaattatggtcaaaaagATAGATTTTTGGTTATAGTCAATGTGGATGAACCATCAAACAATCATCCAGTTCTAACGCCAACGTCTAATCAATGTTAAATCAACGTatgctgtttatttatataattatcTATAATTAGATGAGAGTAATTAGAGTAaagtataattataattatccACATATTAAAAATCTCTAATTTCACTTAAATGTGATTTGCAAAAGTGACTTTACAGCAGGATTTACAGGCTTCATTTGCACAAAATATACCAACATGTACAGGCCTATAGCGTGCTTGGTTCTCTCAAAACTAAACCCGatagtttggttttgttttttacacatAAAccaaacttttttattttcattttaattatctatttaagtttttttcttaCTTACTTATTTATGGTGGGCAGGTGGGCAGGTGGGGccttaaaaaacacaaagggtTTTCTATAAAACTTAAAGCTCTGAAAGAAAATGAATATTCGTCTATATTAATTACCTAATTAATCATAATGTGCAAATATTGTTTGTGCTTTCATTTGGTGACTATATCTTTATTCTTTGTAATGTTACTATATTCATATGCATTAAATCATTACTCACTGAAGATACTGACAACAAGATTTTATATTTTGAGTTTGAGATGGAAAAACATGGATTTTTGATCCAATAGAGATTTGAACTCCGGTTCACTTAACTGCTGCACTTCAAATGAGACAATCCTGCAGAACCGACCTCTCTATTCTAGGTTAACCCAGAAATGTATCTGCACAAAAATCTCTAATGCACTGCATTTAAAAAATAGTACAGACAagtaaaaatgtaatcaaatgtattatttttctgcTACGACAGCAAGCAACCAGCTCACAAACAACTTCCCTCTTCTGCTCACTAAAAAGCTCATCTATTTAGTCAGTATGATCCAAAATATTTCACTTTGCCTTTCAggaactataaaaacacaaacatgaattatttcacacaaaaaaggctAGTTTGTaaaatggcactttattaaaacttaacaaaataaaacccttgattattttcttttaaaacagtCACATATGAATAAAGAGCATCTTTAACGTTAATATTAATAAGCAATCCCTTTGTTCAGAATCACATCTGCAACATGTCAGCGAGTGTGATGCCAGGAGGATCCAGCAGGACGACCCAGTGTTTTTAAGCATAACCTTCAGCCACCAAACTTAATTTTGAAACGAACCCACTAGGAGGGGCCATTTTTGTGTCCGGCACCCAGGGAGCAGAGCAGCCCACGGTGGTTTTGCTTCTGTTGCAGGAACTTCAACCTTGGTCCTTCAGGCTCAACCCCACCTTTATAACCACCACTCCCATGTCCAAAACCTGGATATTCTAATTCTGGGGGGAGCCAggagtgtttaaaaaaaaaataccactgAAAGATGTTCCTGGATGTTAGTTACCAGTTTGGGAAATCAAGTTTGAGTACAGTATTTGACGAGTGGAAATGACAACTGGTTGCAAAGGGAACTGTGGAAATTTATATATCCAGGATTTCCAGGACCACATGAATACTCCCTGAAAACATGGTTCAATCTACCTTTAATGTTTTTCAAAAAGATTATGTGGaggagatttgaaaaaaaaaaaaacaggttgcGTTTTCTTATGTCTTATTTAGGGGCCTCTGCATTAGCctcattttttgggggggcctCCGCGTTGGCCTCTTCTTGTTTGGGGGCCTCCGCGTTGGCCTCTTCTTGTTTGGGGACTACTTGTACTTGACCACCATCTTTCTTTTCACATAATTTTctatgaaagagaaaaaagttcaacaaAGCAGATTTTGGTGAGTGCATACTTATGGTAACAGAAGAGTGAATTATTTTGAAGATTTAATTCCAGAGAAGTGGTTACCATACCTTGTTAATTCCGTTTCTTCCCTTAAAAAGTCACAGATTGAGCTTCGCTCTGCCAGCTGCTTTCTCAATACGTCCATTTCTGCTTGCCACCCCGTCATCTCCTTGGTAGATGTAGCTGTCAGTTTTATTAGGACTTAGAATTAGAATTTTAAGTGCTTcactaataaaaaaataaagtttcatCAGATTgagatatatatttaaaaagtctgTAAATGTTTGACAAAACAGGGAAAACTGTCTCTCAAATCTGGAATTCATCATCATTTTAGATATTGAAGCCCAAAAACCATCACTTACCTTTGAGGTCATTTAGAGCCGTTTCTGCCATGGCCAGCTGATCTAAAGCAGATTTctgcaaattaaaaaaggaCGTTTTCAGTAATCCAAATCGcagattttattattattacttaatTTGTAAGTTGTTGAATTGTCAGCACTTTTACTACCACACATTTATATGCCTTCCTGGGAGTTTTGTTTAACATTATTAGCCCAAAACATCCCATTTTTTAGGATctagaaggagagagaaaacatCTACCTATTAGAATAAAATTAATGATGCACATGTGCTTAGCATGAACCAAAAGAATCTACCAAATTAAAAGGGACCTGGCTGCAAACTGAGTAGAGAGCTGGTTTAGAGCtccacagaaccagaaccatgtgACTTCCAGTGCATGGAGCACATTTCCCTGATACATTATCCTTAAACCAACCACTCGAGAGAGGAGGTCACAGGGTTCCAGTGGAGCTCCATATCGACACAGTCTGCAACCAGGTCCTCTTTTCTAAAGCTGATACTTGTAGTTTATAGTCACAAAGAGCGTGTCTATACCCTGTTAAGGCTGAGATGTGTCTTGTATACAAAGAAAGTTGTATAGATTCAgttaaataattcaaaatataaATGCAACTGTTTGTAATTTATATAGTaatgaagaaaaacattttaatattactgtaaTTTAATGGAAATTATTTAATAGAATAAGACAAACCGGATTTCAGTTGGTGGGAGAAGAACCTGTCTTTCAAGTCGAGCAAAGACCTCAGactttgctttttattttacctttttgttCTGGAAAATTAATATCTACCATGGAGAGCCATGAAAAAATTACCTATCCAGTCACACAATGGCATATAGCTCATATTCACAAATCTCATCTCATCATGAAGTATACTAGGGATtcaaaagattgtttttttgttgtttttcatttcatttcatttgagagatacaataacagcaataataataataatgcactgCTGCAACAGTATTACAGAACTGCATGTTTTATGCAGTTCTGTTCAGATTGCTTATGTAAGCAGTTAGATGGTACAAAAGATGAatggaaatatcacattttccaattaaaaatgaataggCAACATCTTTATTATAAAACTATAAAACGAATAtttgacacttttttttaagtgcttgactttatacatacatacagtaactTTCACAATAAAATTAATGGTACCATTGGCCCACCTGGTCTCCTTGACACTGATCCATGTCGTTCTTTGCCTTTTCTGTTTTGGCCTGCAGCTGTTCCACTTGTTCCTCCATCTGCTTCTGAGCACCTTGGCTCTTCATCATCTGGTCCTTCTTCTCCGCCAGCTCGCTCCGGAACTCTTCCACCACGTCACTGGTGACTCGCAGCTTAATATCCAGAAGCCTGTACTGCTTTGCGTGTTTCTCCTGCTCGTTTTTCCGCGTTTTTATGAGCCACAACAAAGTAGCACACATGACTAATGACAGAGATATCACTAAAACTACCTTCATTGCGTCTTCTTTCCCGTTGTGTGGTGTTTTAAAATAGCAACAGTTCTTACAGGTGTCCCACTGCACTGCAGCTTATTTAACTTCCAAAGCGGAGTCGGAGAAACTTCTCAGCTGGAATGCAAAGCGGTTGTATGCGTCATCACAACCTCACCTCTCTGTATGTTTGCACACTCAAGTCAGATGTTTACCTGCGCTTTGTTTTTCGTTTCTCTCATTTGAATGGGGCCAGGCTATCTGCAATTATAGAAACGCCTTTTTCCTAAAGAGGAACAGGTGAGCGCAGCGCACCTGCTATATCCTGCTGAGGAAGCTGTCTCCTATAACGAGCACGAGTCATTGGGAGACAAGACACGGTGGAAAATGCATAactagtaaaaacaaaaaaagaaaatcacaaaaaagATCAAGGTCAAACAATAACACAGTCCAtatattaaacaaaatcaaaactcATGTACCAGAGCTGCCACCAGAGGGGATTGTAAAACTGCACTTGGAAAAAGTGCCTTTGGGCAGTCAGCCTTTTCCTATCGAGCAGCTCATACCTGGAACACTATACCCATACAACTAGTAGTAggctatgaaaaaaaaaaaactaatacatttattataacttgtgaccagaggtgggtaataacgagttacatttactccgttacatttacttaagtaagttttgggaaatgttgtacttttaggagtagttttgaatcactatactttttacttttacttgatttgtgaagaagaaactgttactcttaatctaatgacatcactgggtgattctttgggaaacatttgtttttgcatgttttgtcacatttacacagactcaaacacacacagagtttctataagtgcatgggcttgttctagttctggttaaaagagaagagtacaaaggcttgaaatttcgtacttgtgcttaatttatttttttattctgttattattttatttattttattatttttttatttattttttcatttattgtattttatttatttaatttgcctgaagatgattattttgtacttttgtctgtttgaatggttgtgttaaaaaaataaatcagacgttactcaacagttactcagtacttgagtagttttttcaccaagtacttttttacttttactcaagtaattatttggatgactactttttacttctacttgagtcatactattctgaagtaacagtacttttacttgagtaaaatttttggctactctacccagctctgattGTGACACAGAGAAAACCACTTTTGATTCTCCATAAAACCAAAAAGAAGACATGTAATTTTTATGCACATAAGTTCAGGATCCAATACACCTTTGTACAGCACTGGGAGTGGGTGAAGGCTGGAGTCACCAGGAAGCAGCAGCTGGGACGTCACGCCCATCCAGTTCTGCAGGTAGAGCAGGTTGCTGTCACCCGGACACACCGAGCCCGAGGAGAGACGCCGGCACAGGTGCAGCGCCTTCCTGGATGCACGAGTGAGCGTTAGGGGTCTCCTCCAACACAATCCCAGTCCCAGCCGAGATGAAGCTGGCGGTGGTTCTGGCCTCGTCCTGCCTGCTGGTGGTGGCGGTGATGATCGTGCAGACGCTGCGCCAGGAGATGACCCTGCGCACGATGAGAGGCCGCATGGCGGAGAACTCCATGGAGTTCAAGAAGAAAGAGGAATCCATCGTGGTGTTGAAAGGTGAAATCCTTGAGCTCAAGACCGCCCTGGATGCCAACAACCAGAAGCTCAATGAGCTAAAACCGCAGAAGACGGCCTTGGAGAGTTCATTAAAAGACGCTGAGAAAGGTTTGGAGACCTGCAACGCGGAGAAGGCAAGGCGGCTTTTATTTTAGGGCCTGTCCAACGTGGATTTATGACTTTAtccgtttttctgtttttaaatgtgatcTTTCCCTGTGGTCTGTAGGCTACTTTCTTTGAAGGGTGCTGACTAAACATTTACCTGTTTCCTAACAGAGTGAAGCTGAGAGGAAGAAAGCAGAACAGGAAGAGGGTGCAAATAAACTCAGAAGTAAGtacattcatttcattttttcatttcattttattctttatttcattcaaaaaacaaaacaatttaatacaaacacaaatacaaatgttcctaacttatgaatgaaaagggagcagaaagaagaagaatcttatctgatctgcccctttcacaaataacatacatTAGATTTTTCTCTGTGGATTAGAAAGGACCTATTGTCACAGAAgattgcatttaaaaaaaaaaagctttgctgGTCGTGTATTACCCATTCTATTCAAAAATCTAAGAAGTCCATATTTCAGAATGCACTGATTAAGAAAGTAGTGGAGCTACATGTACAATAATACAGATGTCCAATCACACTGTGTCCAAGTCAGCCTATTTAAACTGTTGTGTACAATTTCTATGCATTAATGACCCTGAAAACCCATACTTGAAGGCTGAAGTGAGCCTAGGGAAACATAGCAGTTGTGATGTGATGCATAGTACTCCAAGAAGAACCTCTTCCCATGTCTAAAACTGAAGTGCAAGTCTATATCAACAGAAACACAAATTgtcaaaatgtattaatttttaTCTCTCTGTTATTTTCTCAGCTGAGCATGAACAGGCTAAAAATAAAGCTCAGGAAGAAATACAGAATTTGAAACAACAAATTTTGGACAAAGACAAAGCTATTTGTGCCTTAGCAGACATGACCAAAGAGGAAGCACGGTAAGATGTGAAGCACCTTCTTGCAGAGAGTaaaaagtgtgtgtggttgATAACAATGAAGGAAACCTTATCACATTTGGGCTCTGCTTACTCATTtaaattttcttctttttttcccgaTTTTGTAGGAAGTTATGTGGAGTGTCAGAACCAAAAATGCCAAAATGAAGTCTCCAATCAACCTACATAACTTGTTTTCCCACAGAAGCAACCAGCGATTTTACAACTTCACTGCTGGtgttaagacttttttttttttttttataaaacacacacacttttcttGTTTCTAATGAGATGGTAAGAGTTGAGTTGATTAAAATAATGTGCATTCATATGGCAGAACTGGTACTGCCTTATGAAATGGGGGGAAAAGGTTgcatagttttgtttttttgtattgttattgttttggttgtatTATTTGTCCTTTGGTCCCTGTTTTGGCATCCATATTTAGATGTGATGGCAAGTCTCCTTTAAAAGTCGGAGCATATATATTGGATGTCCTGACCTCTAAAAGAAACctatgtgatcatcatcatcatcatcatcatcatcatcatcatcatcatcatcatcatcatcatcatcatcatcatcatcatcatcatcatcatcatcatcatgttaTCTCTAAAGTCCTGTCTGTGGATTAAGGGACATCTCAAAATGCACTTGATTTATTCTAATAAGAATTAAACTCAGATGTTTCCAGTATGAATACCAGAAGAAACTGCAGCTTTCAGTCATTTGGCCTCTATGATATGACATTTTGTATGCCTGATAAGGTTTCTGACATCCGTTCCTGATTCAGGTTATCGTGAATATGTATACTACCTGTACATAACTAATATACTTGCCATACTTGAAAAACCTGTGTATGAATTTTTGAAACATTACATTCATAGCTTCTCACttgaataataaatgtttcttaaATCAGTCGAGTTCCATGGTCCCTTAGCGCTCCCTAGTGTTGGAAAAAGGACTAAAACCTCCTGTGTGACGTCAAGTGCACTTATTTCTTGCATGGATGGGTTTACATTTTGAGGGCGATATGTCACGACTTGCCAGTTCCTAGATTTCATGAAAGCAATGCTGCACTAGACTTGTATGATATCTGTGTTATTCAGTTTTCTTAATAtcattagtttatttttcttgtaatgCTGATGTCTACCAAAACTGATTTCTTTTGatgaacattaaaaaaagtgCAGGTATTCTGAATGCATTTGTTGTATGAAACAATTGAGTTCTGATTAAAAATGGGaattaactgaaaaaaaatatttgttaaaATGTACATTAATAATTGCACTGTtttatgaaaaaatgaaaagcagTATTGGAGTTATTTTTTAATTGCAATTTTACTGACATTACTTAAAACCTTCTGTACTTATTTAAGGTGTCTTATTTGGGTTAATCTTACCAACATGTTTGACCTTTGAGTCAGAGTTGGCTCTGGTGTAAAGAAACGCACACACACCGCTACACACCGCAATATGCACGCTAAAATCTataattaaactttttttttttcattgaaatacaaaATGCAAACAACACAATACAACCGCCAGGGGGAGACACACACTCAGCGGCGTAAATCAGGACACAATGAactacagaaatacattaaaaagagcACACAAACTTAAGGTCTTGGTGGCCTTGGTGGAGAGTCTTAATGGTTCTAATATATTGTTTGAcctcattttcaaaaatacaaaaaagaggcTTTTGATTAATAAAACGGGATTTGTGAATAAACCATTTTATATAATAAGATTAATGatataaaattgtttttttttaaacagatggATAGTCAATGAAACCAAACAATACATGTTgaaagcaaagggagaaatgtggttcaacacaaacacaaatcaaaTTAAAGATATAGTCCCATAATTTGGTAGTGAAAGAGCAACtccaaacaaataaatgaaaaacgtCTTCAGGGGATccttcacagaaa
Coding sequences within it:
- the zgc:174935 gene encoding uncharacterized protein zgc:174935; protein product: MKVVLVISLSLVMCATLLWLIKTRKNEQEKHAKQYRLLDIKLRVTSDVVEEFRSELAEKKDQMMKSQGAQKQMEEQVEQLQAKTEKAKNDMDQCQGDQKSALDQLAMAETALNDLKATSTKEMTGWQAEMDVLRKQLAERSSICDFLREETELTRKLCEKKDGGQVQVVPKQEEANAEAPKQEEANAEAPPKNEANAEAPK
- the si:dkey-87o1.2 gene encoding uncharacterized protein si:dkey-87o1.2, whose amino-acid sequence is MKLAVVLASSCLLVVAVMIVQTLRQEMTLRTMRGRMAENSMEFKKKEESIVVLKGEILELKTALDANNQKLNELKPQKTALESSLKDAEKGLETCNAEKSEAERKKAEQEEGANKLRTEHEQAKNKAQEEIQNLKQQILDKDKAICALADMTKEEARKLCGVSEPKMPK